The sequence TTAATTTTTCATAAGAAAGTTAGGGTAATTAATTATTAAAGGATCAAATATTAAAATactaaaagaactttattaattttGTAGATGTCACCCAATGCAACTACACCCGTTCACCACCTTTCTCTAAGATTTGTCTTAGAGAAGGAAAAACTCAATGATACGAACTTCTTAGACTGGTATCGTAatttgagaattgttctcaaagtcGAAAAGAAGTCGTATATACTTGATGGACCCGTTCCCGAGGAACCCCCTGCTAATGCCACAAAGAGCATCCGAGATGCTTGGACTAAGCACACGGATGACTCCACAGAGGTAGCATGCCTCATGTTAGCCACCATGATTCCATACTTGCAAAAGGACCTGGAGCATCATGATGCCTTTGAGATGCTTAAGCAGCTAAAGgaaatgttccaacaacaagctaGACAACAACGCTTTGAAACTGTCAGAGCGTTACACGCATGCAAGATGGCAGAGGGGACATCTGTAAGCTCTTATGTTCTGAAAATGAAGAGCTACATAGATCAACTTGAGAGGCTTGGATCTTCCATTGGTCCTGAGTTGGCAATAGACTTGATCCTCAACTCACTACCAAAGTCATATGATCAGTTCGTCTTGAACTACAATATGAACAATTGGGAGAAATCTATCTCGGAGTTGCATTTAATGCTTAAGACTGCCGAGAAAAATATTCCATTCAAAACCTCTGAAGTCCTCATGATTCGGGAAGGAAAAATAAATACCAATAACATATTTAGATATGATCTAATATGTTATTAATGTCCAAGACACAACTTATGTTTACACTACTAATAACATATGAACCTAAAGGGTCACACACGTAGAATAAATAAATACCAATAACATATTTAGATATGATCTAATATGATCAACcttaatatatatgatattattatcttGCAAGTAAACTTTGTTGCTTGTAAATTATTGTgtttatatgaaaatgtatacatatacattttgCTAGTAATGATGCTTGTTTggttatatataaaaagaaaagaatCCACTAACTTGCTACTTGCCATGTGATCAATGTAATCATATGGGAATATGATGGAGTGAAATAATAAACATAAAAGAAATACTTAGTGGTTTCTTTACATCCTTGATTTAAGATGCAAATGATGTTCACTTTTGGCTTTATGGTAGTATCTAGTTGGTATAAGATACCAACTTCTAATAGTGTTCATTTAAGCAGAAGATAATCACGACTCATTTGATATTCTCATATAATCACAACTTAGTGGTGgttttaaatgaaaaaaaaaaatctacTAGCAACAAAACAAGAAATAATACGTATAAGTTGGTGAAAGAAGTTTTATACAACTTGTTCTTAAGAAAGGGTTGGAGGACTAGCATCCATTTGGTGTTGTTTTAATTTGTTCAAGTGTGGATTAACAATAGAGGGAGGCTATTTTGGCTCCTACATCCTAAGCATCTATTTCTTCTCAAGTTcaaagtcttcaaaggttgtagtctttaaactcactatttattatttagttttcttaacaacatgcaattggatctttggtggggagtttttgaaaggtttaaaaatccttttacatgcttccgctactAAATAGTTTTATGAAATTTCATATACAAACCCCAACAATTACAACCATTGAGCCACTAAACAAAAGTGAGTATGTTGAAACCTAACCGACCATTTCAACAAGATTGACGAACATAATAATATTAGATATTTATGTGGTAATTGAGAGTATTGTTTATgagagggatatatatatatatatatatatatatatatatatatatatatatatatatatatatatatatatatatatatatatatagtagagggattaaATGACAACTTTTTTATGCGAGAACCCTGAGAACTAaaaaatacactaaaattcgagcaaaaatgagaAATTCGAGCAAAACTCCATATTCGAGCAAAAAATAGGACACGGACGAGCAAAAAACATGATAGTCGAGCAAAAATGGAGAAAGTCGAAAAAAAAATGACGAACAAaaatttgatattcgaacaaaaattgtgATATTCTAACAAAAATGtgctctacatttttgaaattcgaacgcaaaaatgtagaacacataggtagtcgaacaaaaattttgatattcgaacaaaaatgtgttctacattttttttcgaaaaaaaattaaaaaataatttttttttgctcgactatgaaatttttgttcgtccgtgttttgtatttttgctcgaattccccttttttgctcgaatttaagTGTATTTGGGTGTATTttagagttcctagagttctcacactaaaaaagttttcactggatcctctccgtatataggggtaggatcaatgagtaagtaaccaattggggggaagcaatttttttttttcgttttttttgaatttttttcaagCATCAAgaccacacgaaaatatgaacatttaaaaaagacacttcgtgatgaatgttattatttatgcgggaaaacgatcgacaaaaataacattcaagataatattgatcgtgaaaaatgttaatcttcgaacgtttttttttcaatgttttgtgaagtactttttgtcaaaatttagcccgatttagagtttagggtttagtccataaacccaaaaccctaaaccctaaactctaaaccattcatgttaaaaactcaatctaaatcataaatctaaaccctaaaccctaaatttctaaaccctaatatctaaactataatttttataccctcaaaatacgctcgaaaaacacgataattgttatatattatttcttcgtgcgttttcccgccaaaataaaaacatttatcacaaagtgtattttttaaatgttcatattttcatccaatctataatgttcgtgaacaaagtttttcatCCATCTACCGACGACCCTTAGAGCTTTCGTTAACATATTATATGATTGTACATAGCCGTTATTAatcaaattattaattttttaacTGACGGTTATCAAATTGTACAATTAAATAAAACATGTTAACGACAACTTTAAGGGATGTCGTTAGCGAAATTCATTTTAAGACTATAAAAATTGTCTCGAAGACTTTTGACTTATTGTTTGGGAGGGGGAGTAGTGAGTTTCCTCCTTATTTTCAGTTAAGTTGACTCCATATAGTCTGGTTTACGTTCCAAGTACTATTGTGAGTATTGGAGATATTTAGGCTATAAATAACAACTAAACAATTAAACACATATATAATTAATCAATCAAAATTCAAATTCAAAGCAATGGCCTTTAAGTTAAATGGAAGACTACTTGCTATGGCTCTCATGATTCTCCTAGTAGCCACCTTATCTTTCCAATCTGTAACCCTCGCTGATGCTCGAAGACCTTATACCCGTATGCGCCTACTAGGTTTGTATTTTTTTTCATATTATATGCACAATCGAAATAATGGGTTTTACTTTACAACTGAAAACAACGATTGTTTACATTGGCTATATATGTGCAGATATCGATTGCAATTCGCCGGTACAAAGAGACATACCCGGGTGCGGTACACCGGTTGGAAGTGGTGGATCATGGCATCCAAGGCCGGATGATTCAACTCCTGGTTCAAGCAGTTGCATGAATGGTTGTTGCGGAGAGAGTAAACTTGGAGAGTGTGAGTGTTGCTAGTAAATCACTCCTTACCATTCACAAAAAATAAGATTTCATATCATTCACTTTTTTATTTTCACTTAAAGTTGTAACTTGGCAACCAAAGCTATATCTCCTTTACTTTGTTCAAGTTTTATCAAAATAATATTGTATGTTTCGAATGGTTTAAATTAAGAACTGTGATACTAGTACGGAAAAATCTACAATCAGTTGCCTTTTCTTATATACGGGCATATACTTACTGGATTAAGGTTTCTTAGAGTTTGAGTGTGTGTAGTAGGATTAGAGAGAAATTGAGATTAGTGTTTGGTGCATCTCAGTATGAGGATGACTCCCTTTATATGATCATCAACAATCGTAACCGAATGATTAACGTTAAACACATTTATGCTCCACCATTAATTGATATCATGGCCATCAAGTCATAATGATTTTTAAAAGAAATCGTAAGTGAAGGGAAAAATTCAAAGTCATTTGATTTCCAAAGTGGCAACTGATATGATTTGAAGTAGAAACTGAAATGGGTCGGATCAATTGGTCACGAGTCGGGTTAAAAATATTCGAAAGTTACGGCAGTGACCAGCTCGCAGTAAAGTAAAAATCTACCGAGAGGCTACCAAGTCCAATATAGACTGATTATTATGGATAGGCTAAAAACATGCAGGATAGTAGGGTATTTTGGGAAAGGGATTGGGTCTATCAGTAAAAGTAATAGTAACGTACGCACGTGCAAGTCACGGGGACATGTAGCTACAGAAAATGTGTCGTTAGGTACTAAAGGTCGTTTTGTTAGGGGGAAAGTCAGTTTAATTCTGttagaactaaaaaaaaaaaaaaaaattaaaaaataagctTGATACTTTGGCTCTTGTACTGACAAAATTGGGACAGAAGGTATATCAGAGCAGAGATTTTTCCTAATTCAATCGATTTTTGAATGAATACATACCAAATAATCTACATTTAAAGAGCCATGAAGTTTTCGGCATCTTTGAGCATCTCCTTATGTCTAAACCTATTCGATGCAATCAAAAATAACTAAGGTATTTGTTACAGCTGCCATTAACTCACCCAAAATTCTTCAACAATGATGACGTGAATGATCCACTAATGCTAGCATTTGAATTCATCTGCTATTAGCGGTGGGATAAAGCTGCAACCTTGAAGCGTTTGCTCAAATATATGCCCCACTCTAAGTAATTTTTCCTGCAGTTAACATAAAAATAATCATGTTAAAtccaatataaatatcaatatctgGATTTAACGGTAAAGCACATGTGAGTACGGAAAACATAGTAGTATCAAGATAACAGTTCCACCTCATCGAATGCGGCACCAATTATTTGAAAGCCAACAGGAAGTTTGGATGTTCCATTTTGAACAAACCCACATGGCAAAACCAATGCTGGCAATCCAGCTAAGTTCACATTCACCTGCAAATTATATTCAAAAAAATTATACTTTATGTTCATAAAGAAAAAGAATTGAAGTTAATAAACTAAACTTATAAGAACTTACGGTCATGATATCCCCGGCATACATTGCTAGCGGATCGTTCTTCTTTTCACCTGTAAATATTCAGTTGATAAAAAGATTAAGTAGTCGTTATAAAATATTACTCTGACATTAAGAAAGATTAAAAATTAAACTATAaaaaaattaccaattttataaGCCGCAGATGGAGCTGCAGGTGAAATGAGAATATCATGTTCGTCAAGTGCTGTCTTGAAGCTCTTTTGGACTACTGTCCTCACCTAAACCatcacataatcataatcaacataGTAATTAGAAAGCACCATGAATACATATTGGAAAGGTATGTGTAatttataaagtaaaaaaaattaagGGAGGTACCTGTTGTGCTCGCTTGTAATAAGCATCGTAATAACCAGCTGAAAGGGCATATGTACCCATCAAAATTCTTCTTTTTACCTGCAAAAAtattatttaaaatttcatttttcTTTAAGCAACCAACACAACTATGCTCTGGTAAAACTTATAAGCAAGCTTATAAGCTGCAATACATGCTAAAATCTTCAGTTGTGTTCACACCTCTGGACCAAAACCGTTAGCACGAGAACCCCCATAAAGGGAACTCAACTCATCAGAATCAATTTGGTTACCATACCTGCATTTGAATGAAGAAACAAGTATTTTATTAAATAGGTGTAAGCCCTGGTATTTAAATTTAAATGTAAGTTATAGCAAGGCAATGCTAATTTTCAATTATGAATTTTACAAACTAATAATGGCTAGCATGTGCAAAAATATAAAACAAAACTCATTCACAAATTTGTTTCTACTATTCCAACTTTGAAATGTGGATAGTGAACATCACCTAATACCATCATATCGTGACAAGTTTGAAGAAGATTCTGATGAAGCAAGAACATAGTAAGCTGGTAATCCGAGTGAGAATGATGGCAATGAAACCTGTAACCGATTATCAATCAAAGAAATGTTACAGATTATACTTTTATGTGTGACAGctttataaatataaagataaaatATTACTATGAAAATAGAATGACAACCTCTGTGACAGTAGATCCTAACTCTTCGAGATGAGAAATAGCACCACGAATCGATGAAACAACCTCCTTATCAACACCATCCCCAAGAGTTTCACGAATTACACCAACCCGTAGTCCTTTTAAAGGTTGTGAATTAAAATAATCTTTGGCAATAAACTGTGGTGTGAAGTTATTAACCTCCTGCAACACAGATATTAAACATTGTTAGGATGTCATATTTCTGCATTAATTAAAATACTAATGACCCTCATCAAACTGCAAATCATCAGTTAGTTATTGGATTAAAATGCAAACTTCTATGTCTCtaggacaatttttttttttttttaatctcgaCAGAAAAGGTTACAGTTGGATGCCCTGCACTTAGATTCAATACAAGTTTTTTGAGCTAAGCAGCAATTTATACTAAACAATGCAAGAACAAATTGCTAATGGTTCCATACAAGAAGATGGCGCTTGGAATTGTGTTTTGAATCTAATATTCAATCTGAAGTTGCAAACAACGGTTTTCGGTAATAATAAAATGGTTCTTGTACGATAATCAGTTTAAAACCAGTTGCAACAGAACTGGTAAAATCTAATTACCTATCTATATTCTATACCAATTCACCTAATTGGATATACTTTGAAACCCATTCAACACAGCATCTAAGTTTTCACCCAAATAAAGAAAAATTACATGAGGTGTACCTGTAGTTTACCCCAGATTTCATGCAGGGTCCCTAAACTTTTTTTGACGTGCAATGTCCCCATACTTTACACTCATTTCGCGTGGGGTCCCTGTGGTTTACGGAAACAACTTAACAAGTGTAAAGTACGGAGACCCCACACGTTACTCACAGGTACCCTAGCGAAACGAGTGTAAAGTACAAGGACCCCGCGCGCCAAAAAAACATTAAGGGACCCCACATGAAATCTGGGGTAAACCACAACCACAAGGACGCCTCGTGTAATTTtttccaaaaataaatataaaacaaATAGCAAACGATTAATACCCGCTTGCTACTAGTGGCATCAAGTTTATCATGACCACAAATTGTTTGTAGGAGAATTCCAGCATCAGCAACTGATGAGCCAAAACAACCAATAACGTCTAATGATGATGCATACGCCACCAGCCCGTACCGTGAAACACGACCATACGTCGGCTTTAGTCCTACAACACCACAAAACGAAGCCGGTTGTCTCACACTTCCACCAGTATCGCTTCCTAATGACACCACACACTGCCTGGCGGAAACAGCCGCCGCTGAGCCACCCGATGAACCACCTGGTACACATTCAAGATCCCATGGATTTGCAGTAACCTATTGAGTACCAAAAATGCATTCACCGAACCATATTTTGTAAGCAAGATAGTCAAAATATACATAAAGATTATAAACTGGTAAATCTACAACCGTGGGTCAAAAACTGTCAGGTCCCATCCCCATATAAGTATGACATAATAATAACAAGTGAATATAATACTTTATTCAAAATCTAAATTTAACAAAAATAAGTTTAGTTACTAGGTTTGTACAGATTACAAAGAACAGGCGCTTCGGGCACGTCAGTAATTATTATCAAGATAGGTTGAGCGGAAAACATTTTGTCTACCATTTTAACATTCTCTATATATACAATTTGCTTAATGCTTAATTACATACTCCTATAATGTAACTCTACTCTAAAACTGTAATGTAGAGATTTTGGAATTAACATAGGTGCAGCCGTGCAGTTAACATCATATAAGTTATGTGCCTCAAATGAAACGTAAAGAATAAAGTACATTTGTGTACCCGTTAAACTTTTCACAATACACACAGTTGGCCGCTCATTCGTTATCGCTGCACCCAACTGTTCGTCTAATCATTCCTTCAATACTTTTATGTAAACAATCTAACAAGTTGGACTTTTTACATCCTTTCGACACGTTATCCATAAAACATAACTGAAATTGACCAATGCCCTAACTGAAACCTCTATTTCATAGTGGTAAATATCATAAAATGGTAATATAAGTCTAAAAATACACAATAACATGTGGTTCAATTTGCTGCAGCACTTTGTTACAAAATTACTTCTTTGGTAACAAATTCGAACATCCAGTCCTATTACTACGCAATATCATCTTTGGTTCTTTATTTCGAGCTTTTATAAATCTTATACATTAGTTTTTTTCTGAAATGTGTTCATTCATTATTCAGTCAATCGTTTTAAATAACACACATCACATTGCCCACACGAATTGCAAAGTGTATAAAAAACAAAAAAAGCATAAACCTTTACAAAAATTAGGCAATCCTAATAAACCCTAACCTGATAAGCTGAACCTTCAGTAGTACTCCCCATACCAAATTCATCCAAATTAGTTTTCCCAACAACAATTCCGCCGCATTCTTTCACCTTCCTAACCGCCGTCGCATCGTACGGCGGCCGATAATTCTCCAACAATCTCGATCCAGCAGTTGACGGCATGTCAGCTGTACAAATGTTGTCTTTAACAGCAACAAAGACTCCGGCAAGTGGGCCCACATTTTCATTCCGGTCAATCTTACGGTCAATTTCATCAGCTTCGTTTAATACGGTTTCTGAAACGTGAAGGAAGCTTTTGAGATGTGGGTCGGTGAGTCGGATTCGGGTCAAGAATTCTTCAGCGTATTGGCGGGTTGTTTTTTCGCGGGAAAGGATTGATTTTTGGATTGTTTGTATTTGGGAGGTGACGTGGAATGATTTAGGTCGGTGGTGGTTGTGGGGTTTTGAATGACGGCAGTGACGGAGAAGGATGCGAGGGTTTTGGATTGAAGATAGCAtttcttttttcttctttttttcttttaattttttaattttttttttttttttataagaggAACAGAAACACACCTCTGATACACCGTACTAATTAATCACTCCGCATTTATGTTATCGGTTATTTGGGCAGTGGCTACATACTGTATTgtattggttttttttttttttttttttttttttccggcgaaaatattaatattaatatatatatatatatatataaagatcgtaAAGATCCGGTGGAACATACAAATGACAATGATTGAAATTGGAAGAGTTCGCTCTTATCGTCCTAATTAATCACTCCGTATTGTATTGGTTCTTTTGAGGGAGACCTATAAATTGCACGGGTTCAAACTTAGATTGATTCTTTTAAGTAACCAATCTCTTTATAATACGCTTAAACATGGAGTGATATTGATTGGTTACTCTGTTCGATTTTTTGTTTGTTGTTTTAGTGACTAGCCAGTGCCCAAACTCTGATCAAAATTCTAAAAAGGTCCGAAACTTTTTTTAGAATACGAATTATGTTTGAAAGGTATTTTATTCGCCATTTACCTTTAAAAAAAATTCTATAAGTCCTAAACGCATATGAGATTTTATCCTTAAATTTAGTGATGTCATTGCTACCTTTGTGTATAAATGGGAAAAATTCGGTTTCATTGTCGTTGTCCATATGAGGAAACAGTGGCGACTCTACATTGTAGTCCGTGGGATCACGGGACACCACTGGTtcgaaaatttaaaatttttatatgacaCCACCAAATTTTAACTGTAGTACcacatatatttttcgaatttatagtttttcttttaaattaTATAGAACACCACTAAATCCAACTACTCGGACCCAAGGTAAACAACAACTAAAATAGCATTTAAATATAATTAGCACTGAAAAAAATTCCGAGAACCCCATTGAATTtcgatcctagaatcgccactgtgaGGAAAACATGTTCAAATTGACCGCCGATCATCCTAGTGTTGACGATATACTACTAATGAAAACATGTTCAAATTGACCGTCGACCATCCTAGTGTTGATGATATACTACTAATCGTTCCTTTTGCCAATTGTGCCGACTATTTTAGCCGGTTTACTTGGGTTGCAGTATCCAGTACTTGATTGTTTCTTGAGTGGGATAAGACAAGAAATCAATTCGATTGCAGCCAGGAACAATTCGAATTATAGTATTAGTGAGAATGTTATGTTTTCTGTATGTGTTGTAATAAAAAGCAAGTGACAAAATCCGAAATGATAGCCTGTTATATTTGGCTGGTAAAACGAATGGATACAACCCTTCATTTTGGCGGGAATAACTGTTAATTAACAATCATGACATTTGGCGAGAAAATCGGTTGGGAGTCACCTTTTCGGTTGAAGTTTCGGGGCACTTTAGAccccgccaggggcgctgccccttggaccctgtGGTGCGGCCCCCTTGACCCCCACTATATTGCGACAGTGTCTAGTCAATCCTTACGGCGTGCACTTTGCACTCTCTGATCCCGTTACTAAGTATATGAgtctacccgtcctaatccataaggacgaatacaataacatatgattacatcgcgaggtatttgacctctatatgatacattttacaaacattgcattcgtttttaaaagacaagctttctttacatcgaaagttgacggcatgcataccatttcataatatatccaactaaaataacttaataatattcttgatgaattcgacgactcgaatgcaacgtcttttgaaatatgtcatgaatgactccaagtaatatctctaaaatgagcaaatgcacagtggaagatttctttaatacctgagaataaacatgctttcaagtgtcaaccaaaaggttggtgagttcattggtttatcataaacaatcattttcataattttaatagaccacaagatttcttcaataatcatacactcgcaaatgtttaaaattcattcatatggattgaacacctggtaaccgacattaacaaaatgcatctagaatatccccaaacatataaacatcgaagtactaaagcagttcaaattctctgactggggcatgtcaaagcccatagatctttctttaggattcgcgtcaattggtggcaattataataaacaccaattcttaggctaccaagttcaacaagggcgatatccggtataacaattcaaccatagaatgtagtttcgattacttgtgtctatttcgtaaaacatttataaaagcgcatgtattctcagtcccaaaaatat comes from Rutidosis leptorrhynchoides isolate AG116_Rl617_1_P2 chromosome 4, CSIRO_AGI_Rlap_v1, whole genome shotgun sequence and encodes:
- the LOC139840592 gene encoding uncharacterized protein — encoded protein: MSPNATTPVHHLSLRFVLEKEKLNDTNFLDWYRNLRIVLKVEKKSYILDGPVPEEPPANATKSIRDAWTKHTDDSTEVACLMLATMIPYLQKDLEHHDAFEMLKQLKEMFQQQARQQRFETVRALHACKMAEGTSVSSYVLKMKSYIDQLERLGSSIGPELAIDLILNSLPKSYDQFVLNYNMNNWEKSISELHLMLKTAEKNIPFKTSEVLMIREGKINTNNIFRYDLICY
- the LOC139840158 gene encoding glutamyl-tRNA(Gln) amidotransferase subunit A, chloroplastic/mitochondrial; amino-acid sequence: MLSSIQNPRILLRHCRHSKPHNHHRPKSFHVTSQIQTIQKSILSREKTTRQYAEEFLTRIRLTDPHLKSFLHVSETVLNEADEIDRKIDRNENVGPLAGVFVAVKDNICTADMPSTAGSRLLENYRPPYDATAVRKVKECGGIVVGKTNLDEFGMGSTTEGSAYQVTANPWDLECVPGGSSGGSAAAVSARQCVVSLGSDTGGSVRQPASFCGVVGLKPTYGRVSRYGLVAYASSLDVIGCFGSSVADAGILLQTICGHDKLDATSSKREVNNFTPQFIAKDYFNSQPLKGLRVGVIRETLGDGVDKEVVSSIRGAISHLEELGSTVTEVSLPSFSLGLPAYYVLASSESSSNLSRYDGIRYGNQIDSDELSSLYGGSRANGFGPEVKRRILMGTYALSAGYYDAYYKRAQQVRTVVQKSFKTALDEHDILISPAAPSAAYKIGEKKNDPLAMYAGDIMTVNVNLAGLPALVLPCGFVQNGTSKLPVGFQIIGAAFDEEKLLRVGHIFEQTLQGCSFIPPLIADEFKC